The Antarcticibacterium sp. 1MA-6-2 genome has a window encoding:
- the rocD gene encoding ornithine--oxo-acid transaminase → MQLQQISTSQQAIDLEDKHGAHNYHPLPVVLSKGEGVHVWDVEGKKYYDFLSAYSAINQGHCHPKIVGAMHEQALKLGLTSRAFYNDVLGPYEKYATEYFGFDKLLPMNTGAEAVETAIKLARKWAYEKKGVDEREAQIIVCENNFHGRTTTIISFSNDEGARKNFGPYTPGFLKIPYNNTEALEETLNNNSNIAAFLVEPIQGEAGVYVPSEGYLTRAKALCEKHNVLFIADEVQTGIARTGKLLAVDHENVRPDILILGKAISGGVYPVSAVLANNNVMDVIKPGQHGSTFGGNPVACAVAMAALEVVKDENLADNAEKLGNLFRRKMNDYIRSSSIVNLVRGKGLLNAILINDTEDSSTAWDICMALKENGLLAKPTHGNIIRFAPPLVMSEEQLLDCVEIITRTLKDFEK, encoded by the coding sequence ATGCAATTACAACAAATTTCGACATCACAACAGGCGATTGATCTTGAAGATAAACATGGAGCACATAATTATCATCCGTTGCCCGTGGTTCTCAGCAAGGGAGAAGGCGTTCATGTGTGGGATGTAGAAGGTAAAAAATATTATGATTTTCTTTCAGCTTATTCAGCAATTAATCAGGGACATTGCCATCCAAAGATAGTAGGGGCAATGCATGAGCAGGCTTTAAAATTAGGCCTCACATCCCGGGCCTTTTATAATGATGTGCTGGGCCCGTATGAAAAGTATGCTACAGAATACTTTGGTTTCGACAAACTGCTTCCTATGAATACCGGAGCAGAAGCGGTTGAAACTGCTATTAAACTTGCCCGAAAATGGGCTTACGAAAAGAAAGGTGTTGATGAAAGAGAAGCACAAATAATCGTTTGTGAAAATAATTTCCACGGAAGGACAACAACTATAATCTCTTTTTCTAATGATGAAGGTGCACGAAAAAACTTTGGCCCCTATACTCCGGGTTTCCTGAAGATCCCTTATAATAATACTGAAGCCCTTGAGGAAACCTTAAATAACAACAGTAATATTGCAGCATTCCTGGTAGAACCAATACAGGGAGAAGCGGGAGTGTATGTTCCTTCTGAAGGTTATCTTACCAGGGCAAAAGCTTTGTGTGAAAAACATAATGTTCTTTTTATTGCAGATGAAGTGCAGACGGGTATTGCCCGTACCGGAAAGTTACTCGCTGTGGATCACGAGAATGTACGGCCGGATATTTTGATCCTGGGAAAAGCAATTTCCGGGGGAGTTTATCCTGTTTCTGCTGTTCTTGCAAATAATAATGTGATGGATGTAATAAAGCCGGGACAACACGGTTCTACTTTTGGAGGTAATCCTGTGGCCTGTGCGGTGGCTATGGCTGCTTTGGAAGTAGTCAAAGATGAAAATTTAGCCGATAATGCTGAAAAATTAGGAAACCTCTTCCGAAGAAAAATGAATGATTACATTAGGAGTTCTTCAATTGTAAATTTAGTGAGAGGAAAAGGATTGCTTAATGCGATCCTCATCAATGATACTGAAGACAGTTCTACCGCCTGGGACATTTGTATGGCCTTAAAAGAAAATGGATTATTGGCCAAACCTACTCACGGGAATATTATTAGGTTTGCACCACCCCTGGTTATGAGTGAAGAGCAGTTACTGGATTGTGTTGAGATCATTACCCGCACTCTCAAAGATTTTGAGAAATAG